A section of the Actinomycetota bacterium genome encodes:
- a CDS encoding glycosyltransferase yields MTAPDVSILIVSWNTRSSTERCLASIASSVDDGTRYEIILVDNGSRDGSAEAGEGREDVRLIRNSGNRGYAAGVNQAYAGARGKMILLLNSDVQLTPGSLSALVRFLRRHPDAAGVAPLYRYPDGSFQPHYYRLPTFASSLALATGFRFLPPFARRFRSYRMLDEDFSCPRPVEQPSASCLLLRRSCLPPGSVLDERYPIFFNDVDLARRIAGAGGTMWMTPEAAVVHELGASTRLLGDTLRARHHLGSLVRYLQTTLPRALLVVFRIVVLADRILRRLLRREGEPPLRDVWRALRGDPAPLPDWDVRPWIVYFAAIPWASEAHRQHELARQLARDYRLLFVEPAGLGSSRRMSVEQVGPGLWRARPATLLPLGRLLPAVNLVNRRVAARRLRRWLDERPGRRLLWIDEDLAAPVVGRLGESARVYDATDLDWTFTRRWNRPHLRRALRRAVGSANLVLVSSPALPRHLPTNGTRPVELLNACDPERFRPKGPQAEALASIPRPRLGYAGAVDERAFDAALVAAVAARRPDWSIVLVGPSSPAARRRLDGLVNVHLLGPFPYREMPDLVRGFDVGLIPYRLDGLADYVLPKKFFEYLAAGKPVVTTPLPAFRSLDAPRHEAATAEEFVAAVEVALAEATHTGHARDRRKAALANTWDARGAQLRTLLEAIGGR; encoded by the coding sequence ATGACCGCGCCCGATGTCTCCATCCTGATCGTGAGCTGGAACACGCGGTCCTCGACCGAGCGGTGCCTCGCCTCCATCGCCTCGAGCGTCGACGACGGGACCCGCTACGAGATCATCCTGGTCGACAACGGATCTCGCGACGGCTCCGCGGAGGCCGGTGAGGGGCGAGAGGATGTCCGGCTCATCCGCAACTCGGGCAACCGCGGGTACGCCGCCGGCGTGAATCAGGCCTACGCCGGGGCGCGAGGCAAGATGATCCTGCTCCTCAACTCGGACGTGCAGCTCACGCCGGGGTCGCTGAGCGCGCTGGTCCGTTTCCTTCGCCGTCACCCTGACGCGGCCGGTGTCGCGCCGCTTTACCGCTACCCGGACGGCTCTTTCCAGCCGCACTACTACCGGCTGCCGACCTTCGCCTCGTCCCTGGCGCTCGCCACCGGATTCCGGTTCCTGCCGCCGTTCGCCCGCCGGTTCCGCTCCTACCGGATGCTCGACGAGGATTTCTCTTGCCCTCGTCCCGTCGAGCAGCCATCGGCGAGCTGTCTGCTGCTCCGCCGCTCCTGCCTGCCCCCCGGGAGCGTCCTCGATGAGCGCTACCCGATCTTCTTCAACGACGTCGACCTGGCACGACGGATCGCCGGCGCAGGTGGGACCATGTGGATGACGCCGGAGGCCGCGGTTGTCCACGAGCTCGGTGCTTCCACGCGCCTCCTCGGCGACACGCTACGCGCGCGTCACCATCTGGGAAGCCTCGTCCGATACCTGCAGACGACACTCCCGCGCGCCCTGCTCGTGGTCTTCCGGATCGTCGTTCTGGCGGACCGGATCCTTCGCCGCCTGCTTCGCCGGGAGGGCGAGCCGCCCCTCCGGGACGTGTGGCGGGCGCTTCGCGGCGATCCGGCTCCGCTGCCCGACTGGGACGTGCGCCCCTGGATCGTTTACTTCGCGGCGATCCCGTGGGCGTCCGAGGCACACCGCCAGCACGAGCTGGCGCGACAGCTCGCGCGCGACTACCGCCTCCTCTTCGTCGAACCGGCCGGGCTCGGTTCTTCGCGGCGGATGTCCGTCGAGCAGGTCGGCCCCGGGTTGTGGCGTGCGCGACCGGCGACGCTGCTCCCACTCGGGAGACTCCTGCCCGCCGTCAACCTCGTGAACCGACGCGTCGCGGCCCGGAGGCTGCGACGCTGGCTCGACGAGCGGCCGGGACGCCGCCTGCTGTGGATCGACGAGGACCTGGCCGCGCCGGTCGTCGGGCGTCTTGGCGAATCCGCGCGCGTCTACGACGCGACCGACCTCGACTGGACGTTCACCCGGCGCTGGAACCGTCCGCATCTGCGCAGGGCGCTCCGGCGAGCCGTCGGCTCGGCAAACCTAGTGCTCGTCTCCTCGCCCGCCCTCCCGCGGCACCTGCCGACGAACGGAACCCGGCCGGTCGAGCTGCTCAACGCCTGCGATCCCGAGCGGTTCCGGCCTAAAGGGCCGCAGGCGGAGGCGCTAGCCTCGATCCCGCGGCCGCGTCTCGGATACGCGGGCGCCGTCGACGAACGAGCCTTCGACGCGGCGCTCGTAGCGGCCGTCGCCGCCCGGCGGCCCGACTGGTCCATCGTCCTGGTCGGCCCGTCCAGCCCGGCCGCCCGGCGTCGACTGGACGGACTTGTGAACGTTCACCTGCTCGGCCCCTTCCCCTACCGGGAGATGCCGGACCTGGTCCGCGGCTTCGACGTAGGCCTGATCCCGTATCGGCTCGACGGACTCGCAGACTACGTCCTACCGAAGAAGTTCTTCGAGTACCTCGCCGCAGGCAAACCGGTCGTGACCACACCGCTTCCTGCGTTTCGTAGCCTCGATGCGCCGCGTCACGAGGCGGCGACGGCCGAGGAGTTCGTCGCCGCCGTGGAGGTCGCGCTCGCCGAGGCGACACACACCGGTCACGCTCGGGACCGTCGGAAGGCGGCCCTCGCCAACACGTGGGACGCGCGCGGTGCGCAGCTGCGCACCCTGCTCGAGGCGATCGGCGGGCGGTGA
- a CDS encoding oligosaccharide flippase family protein produces the protein MDRPTVHGSRVAQNAAALLGGRVVTGVVGLVTVPALYGMLGSRRFGLWALLLGLAAIAGLLDFGLGSAQVREVACATGGGDPRRARAVLALGMVCSAGLALVVGLAAALGWPLLAHVFDLSDLAGEGRAAALLLVASLMVDGLASPWRAALEGTQRLRSVAFITVTSAIAGGAGGVALVAAGHGLAGLGWSVLTGSVLRLSLLFVTARRWACGMRPSIRAIDRNAVLTALRYGWRVQLSSGAAVINNDADRLVLGAFSSTAAVSPFDLGSRLANVLRLAPTYVIIAVFPAAAALHARGDRAALDRTYVRTTRYLAMFAAVAAAALVASADPLVVLWLGRRVPMVVATVCLLAPGYAVNLASGAASAVTRAEGAPERETRYALLAAGLNVVLTVPLLVALGPPGVPLSTTLAYVAATAYFFWHFHRSSGRAFGPVLEAIWKPFAAAGCAALVSWIALGRSPIPAERLAAVIAAGSRAGLVVLLSVGMLIALGFFDAEDRRVITRAVARLRIRDAAPTPAHAAKGAS, from the coding sequence ATGGATAGGCCGACGGTTCACGGCTCGCGGGTTGCCCAAAACGCGGCAGCCCTGCTCGGCGGTCGCGTCGTCACGGGAGTCGTGGGGCTTGTGACCGTGCCTGCCCTCTACGGGATGCTCGGCTCACGCCGCTTCGGTCTCTGGGCGCTCCTGCTCGGCCTTGCGGCGATCGCCGGCCTTCTCGACTTTGGACTGGGCTCCGCGCAGGTCCGCGAGGTTGCGTGCGCGACCGGAGGGGGCGATCCTCGACGGGCCCGAGCGGTCCTCGCTCTCGGGATGGTCTGTTCGGCCGGCCTCGCGTTGGTTGTCGGCCTCGCCGCCGCGCTCGGCTGGCCGCTCCTCGCGCACGTCTTCGATCTAAGTGACCTCGCCGGAGAAGGACGGGCGGCGGCGTTGCTCCTCGTCGCGTCGCTCATGGTGGATGGGCTCGCGTCGCCGTGGCGCGCGGCTCTGGAGGGCACCCAGCGTCTGCGTTCCGTCGCGTTCATCACTGTTACCAGTGCGATCGCGGGAGGCGCCGGGGGAGTCGCGCTTGTCGCGGCCGGCCACGGCCTCGCGGGGCTGGGCTGGTCCGTGCTGACCGGCAGCGTCCTCCGCCTATCGCTGCTCTTCGTCACTGCACGACGGTGGGCCTGCGGCATGCGACCCAGCATTCGGGCGATCGACCGGAACGCCGTGCTGACGGCCCTTCGTTACGGTTGGCGGGTTCAGCTTTCGAGCGGCGCCGCGGTGATCAACAACGACGCCGATCGCCTGGTCCTCGGCGCGTTCTCGTCGACTGCGGCCGTCTCGCCGTTCGATCTGGGCAGCAGGTTGGCGAACGTTCTTCGCCTGGCGCCCACGTACGTCATCATCGCAGTCTTCCCCGCGGCGGCTGCGTTGCACGCCCGAGGAGATCGAGCGGCGCTCGACCGCACCTACGTGCGCACCACGAGGTACCTGGCGATGTTCGCCGCGGTGGCGGCAGCGGCCCTCGTCGCCAGCGCCGATCCGCTGGTGGTGTTGTGGCTCGGGCGTCGGGTTCCCATGGTAGTCGCGACGGTTTGCTTGCTCGCTCCCGGATACGCGGTCAACCTTGCGAGCGGTGCCGCGTCTGCGGTCACCCGCGCGGAGGGTGCACCGGAGCGGGAGACGCGATACGCGCTCCTCGCTGCGGGTCTCAACGTGGTGCTCACGGTCCCGCTGCTCGTCGCTCTCGGTCCGCCCGGCGTCCCACTGTCGACCACGCTGGCATACGTCGCCGCTACCGCATATTTCTTCTGGCATTTCCACCGCTCCTCGGGGCGTGCGTTCGGCCCCGTATTGGAGGCGATCTGGAAGCCGTTCGCGGCCGCCGGCTGCGCGGCCCTCGTCTCGTGGATCGCTCTGGGACGGAGCCCGATCCCGGCGGAGCGCCTCGCCGCGGTCATCGCGGCTGGATCGCGGGCGGGTCTCGTCGTCCTGCTGAGCGTCGGGATGCTCATCGCTCTCGGGTTCTTCGACGCGGAAGACCGGCGCGTGATCACCCGCGCCGTTGCGCGGCTTCGGATCCGCGACGCGGCTCCTACTCCCGCCCACGCCGCGAAGGGGGCGTCGTGA
- a CDS encoding class I SAM-dependent methyltransferase: MTTITDRAPCLLCASSRSIPAFTHPSPLRRCPNCGLVSTTLEATPTPSYGEGYFFDGGYRSYFARATQWRYEARQRLRWLRGSARPRTLFEIGCAGGFFLEAARDAGIAASGVEASEPAARYAHDVLGVPVVGARFEDADLDGPFDAVCAFHVLEHVDDPRAFLVKARELIASGGWLALEVPNIESAAAHADGIKWPGLQPQYHRWHFAPPTLTRLVEETGFRVTDCDTVSARFYTRPARRVTTDALAGLRAAVRSRSFRTVDPRSGDHVRLLAGPLP, from the coding sequence GTGACGACGATCACGGATCGGGCACCCTGCCTCCTCTGCGCGTCGTCGCGTTCGATCCCCGCGTTCACGCATCCATCGCCGCTCCGGCGTTGTCCCAACTGCGGCCTCGTCTCCACGACCCTGGAGGCGACCCCAACTCCGTCCTACGGCGAGGGATACTTCTTCGACGGCGGATACCGCTCGTACTTCGCCCGGGCCACGCAATGGCGTTACGAGGCCCGGCAGAGACTCCGATGGCTCCGCGGGTCGGCGCGCCCTCGCACGCTCTTCGAGATCGGATGCGCGGGCGGCTTCTTCCTCGAAGCCGCCCGGGACGCCGGGATAGCGGCGAGCGGAGTGGAGGCATCCGAGCCCGCGGCGCGCTACGCGCACGATGTCCTTGGTGTCCCCGTTGTCGGTGCGAGATTCGAAGACGCGGATCTCGACGGCCCATTCGACGCCGTCTGCGCCTTCCATGTGCTCGAGCATGTCGATGACCCGCGCGCGTTCCTCGTGAAGGCGCGCGAGCTCATCGCATCCGGGGGTTGGCTCGCGCTGGAGGTGCCCAACATCGAGTCGGCGGCGGCACACGCCGACGGCATCAAGTGGCCGGGTCTCCAGCCCCAGTACCACCGGTGGCATTTCGCTCCTCCGACGCTCACGCGCCTCGTCGAAGAGACGGGGTTCCGAGTGACCGACTGCGACACCGTTTCCGCCCGCTTCTACACCCGCCCGGCGCGCCGAGTCACCACGGACGCTCTCGCCGGGCTCCGGGCTGCCGTCCGATCGAGATCGTTCCGGACGGTCGACCCTCGATCGGGCGATCACGTCCGCCTCCTCGCAGGCCCGCTGCCATGA